DNA from Rhodobacteraceae bacterium M382:
CGGCCACCCGTTCCTTGGTTCCAAACAGGTTGGCAATCACCGGAACGTCGGCGCGCGCGCCACCGTCCAGCACCGGGTGCGCGAATTCCAGAACAGGGCCCGATTTTTCCAATACCGCCCGATGCACCGCTGTCATCTGATGACGCACCGAAACAGGTTCATCAATCATGCAGAATTGCCCACTCTCGCGACACCAGTCGAGATAGCTGCGCAGGCTGGGAAAAGCAGGATAGTCGCGCATAGAGACCACTCCAAAAGTTTTCCAGCGCCTATCAGCAATTTCCGCCAGCCTAATTGACGATCGTCAATTCCGGACGGTGCGGACCTGCTTAAGACCAATGATGGAACGCGCAGCTCCCGCGACCCGAAAGGATTCGTATTGCCAGACCCCGCCATGCCGATTCCGGTCTTTCCGCAATTGCCCAGCCGGGTGTTGCGATTGCTGCCGCTTGCCCCGCTGTCGCTGTCTCTGACCGCCTATGCCAAATCTGTGGCCAAACATCACCCCGGTCTGTTTCGCCGTCTGGGAGAGCACGCCAACGCGCGGTTTTTGCTGGACCCAACGGATCTGCCCTTTGCCATCTTGCTGGAACCACGACAGGGCAGCCCCAAGGTCACCGTAACCCGGAAATCCGGGGGAGAGGATGCAAAGATCGCCGGGCCAATGGCGGCCCTGCTGGGGTTGGTCCACGGGGCCTATGATGGGGACGCTTTGTTCTTTTCACGGGACCTCGTGGTCCAGGGCGATACCGCTGCCGCGTTGGCGCTGCGCAATGCGGTCGACGATGCAGAATTGGACATGACCCAGGAGCTGTCCAATCTGCCCCGCCCCCTTGCCCAGCCTTTGAAACAATTGGCGGCCTTTGCTGAACGACGCACCGGCGTTTGCCTGTCCCGCCCCGAGGAGAGTCTGGCATGGTGATGGAAATCGTCTGTCCGGCGGGAACCCCAGCCGCCCTGCGCGCCGCGGTCAAGGCAGGCGCACACACAATCTATTGCGGCTTTGCGGATGAAACCAATGCACGCAACTTTCCAGGACTGAATTTTGATCACGCCGAGATGCGCGAAGGGGTGGCCTTTGCCCATGGGCACGGGGCCAAGGTGTTGGTGGCGATCAACACCTACCCCCGCGCAGGTGCCGAACAGATCTGGCACGCCGCCGTCGCCGATGCCGAATCCTGCGATGCAGATGCCGTGATCCTGGCCGATGTGGGCCTGTTGGATCACGCTGCGCGCAATCATCCGAACCTGCGACGGCATCTGTCGGTTCAGGCAGCAGCGGCCAATGCTGACATCATAAACTTTTACGCGGACACATTCGGCGTCAAACGGGTGGTCCTGCCCCGCGTTTTGTCAGTGCAGGAAATCAAGGCCATCAATGCCGAAACCAAAGTCGAAACCGAAGTCTTTGTCTTTGGTGGGCTGTGCGTGATGGCCGAGGGGCGTTGTTCTTTGTCCTCCTATGCCACCGGGTTGTCCCCAAACATGAATGGCGTGTGTTCCCCTGCCAGCCACGTGGAATACCACGAAAAGGCCGGCGTGCTGGACGCCGAGCTGGGCGGATACACCATCCACCGTGTCGGCAAAGACGAACCCGCGCCCTACCCGACACTGTGCAAGGGCTGTTTCAGTGCAGGCGAAAAGACCGGTCACCTGTTCGAAGACCCGGTCAGCCTGAACGCCGAACATCTGATCCCTCAACTGCAAAAGGCAGGGGTTACAGCGTTGAAAATCGAAGGCCGACAAAGGTCACGGTCCTATGTGGCGCAGGTTGTGCGCAATTTCCGTCAGGCTGTGGATGCGCTGGACGCGGGCCTGCCCCTGCCAGAAGGCATGTTGGCACGCCTGTCAGAAGGCCAGGCCACCACGGCCGGTGCTTATAAAAAGACTTGGAGATAGCGGCATGGAATTGACTGTCGGACCCATTCAATACTTTTGGAAGGCGGACCATTGGTCTGAATTCTATCAGGGCCTTGCCGGGGCTCCGGTTGACCGCGTCGTCCTGGGCGAATTGGTCTGCTCCAAGCGGCTACCCTATTTTCAAGACCGGATCGAAAACGCGATCACCATCCTGTTTGAGGCGGGCAAGAAGGTATCTCTGACCAGCTTGGCCCTGATCACCCTGAAACGTGAACGCAAATTGATGGCCGATCTGGTCGACATGGGCATCGAAATCGAAGTCAATGACCTGACCGCTCTGGCCTATATACCGCAGGGGATCGATTTTGCCGTCGGCCCATTGGTCAATGTCTACAACGAAGGCACCCTCGCCTGGCTGGCATCGCGTGGCGCAACTCAGATCTGTCTACCGCCCGAACTTCCCCTGGGTTCGGTTCAGGCGTTGTGTGATGCGGCCCAGAAACTGGGTGTGACGGTTGAGATTTGGGGACATGGCCGATTGCCGCTGGCCATATCCGGCCGTTGCTATCACGCCCGCCTGCATGGGCGGACCAAGGACAACTGCCAATTCGCCTGCGAAGATGACCCAGACGGACTGGACGTCAAGACGCTGGATCACAAACCATTTCTGACCATGAACGGGGTGCAGACCTTGTCCGACACCTACGCCTGTACCGCCCACCAGATCGAGACGCTGAAGCAAGCCGGGGTCAGTGCTTTGCGCCTGTCACCACAGTCCAAAGGGTTCGCCGACCTGTGCCGGCTCTATCGGCAACGGGTCGATGGTCAGATCGAGGCCGATGCCCTGATTGCCTCGGTTCGCTCTGTCGATCCAGGCATTCGATTGAGCGATGGGTTTTTGACGGGTGCCACCGGTGTGGAATTCTCTGGATCCAGTTAAACGGTTATGACACGCGATCCTGCCCAAATCGGTCCATTCAAACACTTTTGGGCTGCGCCGCACCGCCCCTTGTTTCTCGCCGGGATTATTTGGGCCCTGATCGCCATCATCTGGTGGCCCTTGCTGCAAGCCCCCGTCGGGTTGGCGACACCATCGCTGTGGCACGCCCACGAGATGCTCATCGGGTTTGGCGGGGCCGCGGTCGCCGGATACCTGTTGACCGCGCTGCCCAATTGGACCGGCACAGAACCGTTGCAAGGTCGCCCCTTGCAGGCCCTTTTGATCCTCTGGGTGTTGGGGCGCCTGTCCACGACACTTGCAATCCCACCCGTGCTCCAAGTCGTGGTGAACTCGGCTTTCTTCCTCTATCTTGCAATGCTCATCGGCCTGCCAATTCTGGCCGCCCGAAGCTTTCACAAGCTGGGTTTTGTGGCAGCAATACTGGTTTTTGGTCTGGGGGATGCAATATTTCTAAGCAGAATGGCCACAGCGGATCTGTGGGAAGGGAAGATCGCCGCACAGGCAGGGGCAATTGCCTTTGCGTTGCTGATCACGACCATTGCCAGCCGCGCCATTCCGGGCTTTACTCGGAACGCATTGCGGAAACGGGGCAACAGTCTTTCTGACGATGACTTGACCTCACGCTGTTGGCGGCCGGCACAGGTCTCGTTGGCCGCATCGCTGTCGTTCCAGATTTTTGAGTTGCCCAACTGCGCCGGGGCTCTGTTGGGCCTGTCTGCTCTCCTGATGCTGGGCGGGATTCATCAATGGCGAACCCGCGAAACCCTTCACGACCCCTTGCTTCTCATGCTGCATGTGAACTTTTTCTGGGTTCCGCTGGGGTGCGCGATTGTGGGCTTTGCCCTGTTGGATCTAACCCCATACCCCATCGCCGATGGCCTGCATGTTCTGACCGTTGGTGCAATGTCCGGTTTGATCATGGCCATCTCGGCCCGTGCCGCTGCAACACTGCGCGACGATCGGCTGAGCGTTGGTCGCTGGTTCTTGATTGCTTTTGCGTCGCTGTGGGCCACGCTTGTTGTCCGGCTCCTGGCCCCGCTTGCTCCAGATCAATACATGGCGTTCATTGCTCTGTCAGGATTGCTCTGGTGTCTCAGCTGGGCAGTGTTCATTTTTGGATTTCGCGCGGCCCTGACCGGACCACCGCGGCGTCCGGTTCTGAGTGGGCGCAAAACAAATCCGGCCCAAATTCTGCGCCCGAAAGTTTGAAAGGAGATCCTCATGAAACTCGCATGTGTCAGCGCCGAAGGTCGCGGAGAAACCGACCGCATTCTGGCCCAAACGGCTGCGTTGCTCGAACGGGACGGGATCCGCACCTCTGGGATCGTCAAGGTTCTGGACCACGAAAGCGCCTTTGCCAACGGCTGTGACATGGTGGTGCGGGTCCTGCCGGACGGCCCTCAGATCAAGATCACCCAGTCCCTCGGAGAAGGGTCTGACGCCTGTCGGTTGGACCCTGGTGCAATTGCCCAGGCGGTTTCCACTGTCGAGAACGCCGAACTGGACGAAGCCAGCGTTTTCATTCTGAACAAATTCGGCCCTGAAGAGGCGGCAGGACGTGGATTCTGTGCAGTCATCGGCAAGGCCTTGGAACGCGGCATCCCTGTTCTGGTCGGCGTCGGTGCCAGCCGGGCGAATTTTGACAGTTTTGCCAGCGGACTGGCCACCGATCTACCGGCCGACCCGAATGCAATCCGCGCCTGGTGTCGCGGGGATTGACCGGAACAGGTCCACCCGGTTTCCATCAGGCCCTGAGCAATCGCAGCGCATTGGCCACCACGGCCAATGACACACCGACATCAGCCGCGATCGCACCCCACATCGACGCCAAACCCAAGGCCGTCAGACCAACAAAGATGGCCTTGGTCACCAAGGCAACACCAATATTCTGGTGAATGATCGCCATTGTGTGGCGCGAATGATTCACCAACCACGGCAGTTTGGTGATGTCATCGCTCATCAACGCAATGTCAGCAGTTTCAATGGCCGCATCCGACCCGACTGCACCCATGGCAATGGCAAAATGCGCGCGCGCCATCGCCGGGGCATCATTGACTCCGTCCCCGATCATCGCCACCACGTCATGCCCGGCGGTCAGCTCTTCAATGGCCGCGACCTTATCCTGCGGCAGCAATTCGGCACGCACCTCGTCTATGCCGATCTGATCTGCAACAGCCTGGGCGGTGCGCGCATTGTCGCCGGTCAGCATAACGATCTTGTCGATGCCTTGCGCGTGCAGTCGAGCCACGACTGCTTTTGCATCTGGACGGACCCGGTCCCGCAACTCCAGAATTCCCAACAGGCGGTCTCCTGTGCCAACAGCAACCAAGGTGCTGCCCGCCTTTTCAATTCCGTCGCGCACATCGATCGGCAAAGTCGCCCGTTTTTCTGTAGCAAACCGATCCGACCCCAGCCAGACAGCTTGACCATCGACCAGACCCTCGACCCCTCGACCCGGAACGATACATGTTTCCTTGGCTGCGGGAACATGGCCTGCTCGGGCCAGGATGGCCCGCGCCAGCGGGTGGGAGGAACGCGCCTCCAGCGCTGCCGCCACAGTCAACAGGGAACTTTCGTCGGTCCCCAGCGGGAAAATGTTTGCGACTTCGGGCTCACCTTCGGTCAGCGTGCCGGTTTTATCCATGGCCAAAGCGGTCAGCCGACCTGGAATTTCGACATAGGCCCCGCCTTTGATCAGCACCCCATTGCGGGCAGAGGACGCCAAGGCAGCCACGATCGAAACCGGTGTGGAGATAACCAACGCACAGGGACAGGCGATCACCAGCAATACCAGTGCGTTATAGATCCAATTCGCCCATTCCCCCCCAAACAGGATCGGGGGAACCACCGCGATCAAAATCGCCAATCCCATGATAGCCGGAGTATAGATGCGGGCGAACCGAGTTACCCATTGTTCAACCTCGGCCCGACGGGAATGGGCTTCACTGACCATGCGGATGATGCGGGACAGCACCGTATCGGTTGACGGTTTGGTTGCGCGAACGATCAAGGTTCCCTCTCCATTGATCGTCCCTGCAAACACGTCGTCTCCAGGCTCTTTGGCGACCAGCGCGCTTTCCCCTGTGATCGGAGCCTGATCAACCGCCCCTGCCCCGTCAACAACCTGGCCGTCCAGCGGAATACGATCGCCACCACGCACCACGAAACGATCCCCCACACCGACCTGCACAGCAGGTACATCCTGTTCTGCGTCGTCCGGTCCGATCACACGCGCCGTCGGGGGGGCAAGATCCAATAACGCCGACACGGCAGTGCGCGCGCGCCCGACACTCCAGCTTTCAAGCGTCAGAGACAGAGCAAAGAAGAACGCAACGGTTGCAGCCTCGAAATATTCGCCCAGAACAATGGCTCCGATCACGGCGACAATCATCAACAGGTTCATGTCCGGCGACAGACGCCGCGCAGCAGACCACGCCTTGGGTGCCACCAACCAGGCCCCAAAAACAACCGCCAACAGGAACGCCCCGATTTCGGGCAGAGGCATGGGGGTGTTGCCATGGCCCGAAAAAATCCCCACCACCCCGGACACCCCGGTTTCGACAACATGGTACCCAAATCCAAACGCCCAAAACGCGGCGGACAGTCCGGTGAACCATTTCTGACGCGCCAAATGCGCGGCGTGATCTGCCTCGGCGCTGGTGGCATCCCACAGTTTGGCTGACAGCCCTGTTGTCGCCACCAACCGCAAGACGTCTGTATCCGTCATTGGCTCAGCGCTGTCGAGAATGGTCATTCGGGCGTTCAGAACATCAAAAGTCAGGTGTTCTTCTCCGCCCAATCGCGGTACCAGGACCTTGTTCAGAACCGCGACTTCTTCGGCGCAATCCAACCCGTTCACCCGAAAGCTGCGGCCAGTTCCAAGCGGCGGGGCCTGATTGGTGACCGGAGCAGCAGTGCCACAACACCCACCAGCTGCCGACTGGGTTGCATGGGGCTGCGGCGGGGTTTGTAAACTCGTGTCGTGCGGCATTGCGTGGGCTCCGGTTTCTGAGACACGCCCAAGATAGGATCTACAGTTCCTGTAGCTTCAAGAGGTATTTTCGATTTTTTTCAACCCAGACGCTCAGCTCCTGTTGCGCCTTAAGCGCCCACCGAAATGGCGTTGTTTTCAGGGCCCCAATAGGGGCTCTTATTCCCAGGTTGCGCCATCTCGGCGCAACGGGCCGGCCGGGTATCGCCATGTTGGCCCCACACCCGCCACCGTCAGCGGAAATTTCACCCGGTATGCCGTGCCCCAACCGGTGTATTCGACATCCTGGCTCAGATCGGCGTCCATCTCCGCTCCAATCGTATCCGTGCTGAACGTTCGCGCGCCCGTCCCGGTCAACAAACCCGCCGTCCGAGCCAGTGACAGCCGCGCCGACGCGCCACCCCGGCCGTGATTGCGCCAGCTCAACGCTCTTAACCCGGCTGCGGCCATCAAATACCCGGTGGCGTGGTCAAGCGCCTGAACAGGGAGCGGAACAGGGCGCTCAGCACCCGCTCGCATCATACCTTCGGCTGCGATGCCGCTGCTCATCTGAACCAGGCTATCAAACCCACGCCGCCCCGCCATTGGCCCGGTCCAGCCATAGGCGCACAGGCTGACGTCGATCAGCCCCGGCGACAACCGCTGCAAATCCAGCGTATCATAGCCCAGCCGGGCGAGCGCACCAGGACGATAACCGTGGATCAAAATATCCGCCTGGCCCAGCAGTCTTTCAAACGTCGTGCGATCATTCCTGTCCCGCAGTTCCAGTCCGGCGCAGCGCTTGCCCAGGGTAACTTCCGGTTCAACCCCTGGTTCGCCCCAGGACGGGGGATCAATTCTCAGCACTTGCGCACCAAAACCGGCCAGAAACCGGGTGGCAACCGGGCCTGCCAACACCCGTGTCAGATCGAGCACTTTGACATCTGACAAGTCGGCCACGGCCGCCCGTCCGTGTTCATGCGTCTCCCACGCAACCAAAGGTTCCCTGGCAACGGCCTGTCCCTGCGGATGGGCCACCCAGTGATCCAAGGTATGCATGGCCGCGCTGCACCCGCCCGCAACTGCCACAGCCTGTTCCAGATCAGCCTTGTCCCAGCACAACACCGCCCGAGCCACAGAATCCCGGTCTGGTGCGCACCCCAAAACCTCCAAGGCCGCATCCCGGTGATGAGGTGCATTCGTGTGCAGGCGAACCCAGCCATCAGCTGCCTGATAGTCCCCGGCAATCGGATCCCACGCGCTTGGTATTGTCCACCCGGACGGGCGCAAAGTCATATCAAACCATTTCAACGCCAACCGTCTGTCGATTTCGACACCGGATACACCGGTCAAAGCCGCCAAAGCGCGGGCGGCGGCAGACAGCGACTCGAGGGCGAGTTCATCGGTTGCAAAACAGGAGGCGAATGCCGCTTCACCCCGCATCTGCACTGCGATCCGATCCGGTACGGGGCCTCTCAAGTTCTGGTCGATTTCAACTCTCACTTGCGATCCCCTCTTCCCGCTCAGCTTGTGCTTTATACCAGTCTTGCAATCTACAATCTGGCGCGAATGCAAATGCGGCGCCTCTCGGTCACTTCGCTCTGAGGTCCTGCAAATTTTGTGCCTTGAACCACTCGTATGTTTCACGAACACCTGTTTCGAGCGGTGTTTGGGCGGTCCAGCCAAGGCGAGCGAGGCGCGAAACGTCCATCAATTTGCGCGGGGCTCCGTCGGGCTTGCTGGCATCAAAGGACAGTTGTCCCTGGTAGCCGGTCACACGGGCCACAATTTCAGCCAGTTCGCGGATGCTGACATCTGTGCCCGAACCGACATTGATGTGACTCAGCATTTCCTGGGTTTCGCGTTGATAGGTTTCGGTATCCAGACCCAGCACAAACAGCGATGCCGCCGCCATGTCATCGACATGCAGGAATTCGCGCATCGGCGTACCGGTACCCCAGATCACCACTTCGGAGACCTCGTCCTGTACTGCCTGATGGAACCGGCGGATCAACGCCGGCAACACGTGGCTGTTTTCCGGGTGAAAGTTATCTCCCGGCCCATACAGGTTGGTCGGCATGACCGAACGATAGTCGGTGCCATACTGCCGGTTATAGCTTTCACACAGCTTGATCCCGGCAATTTTTGCCACCGCATAGGGTTCATTGGTCGGCTCTAGCGTGCCGGTCAACAGCGCGTCTTCGCGCATCGGCTGGTCCGCCAACTTGGGATAGATGCAAGAACTGCCCAGCTGCAGCAGTTTCCGCACACCCGCGTCAAACGCCTGATGGATCACATTGCATTCGATCATCAGGTTTTCATAGATGAACTGCGCCGGATAGCTGTTATTGGCGACGATGCCACCCACTTTGGCCGCAGCCAAAATCACCTGATCGGGCTGTTCGGCCTGCATGAACATCCGCACCGCAGTCTGGTCGGTCAGGTCCAGTTCGGCACTGGTTCTGGTGATCAGCTCCAGATTCTCGCCCGCATCCCGGCGCGCCTGCAATTGGCGCAGGATAGCACCGCCGACCATGCCCCGATGACCTGCCACATAGATCTTCATCGTCTGTTACCCTTCGACCGAAACCGGTAAATCCATGCCGTGATCCTTGAGCAGCGCATGGCGTTTGGCTGTCTTGAGATCCTCGATCACCATTTCGGCACACATTTCCTGAACAGTGATCTCGGGTGTCCAACCCAGTTTGTTCTTGGCTTTGGATGGATCCCCCAACAGGGTTTCCACTTCGGCAGGGCGGAAATAGCGCGCATCAATACGCATAACCACGTCGCCGACCTTCAGCGCTGGGGCCTTGTCCCCGTCGATTGCGGCGACGGTGGCAATTTCGTTCACACCTTCACCGGTGAATTCCAATGTCACACCCAGTTCTGCCGCCGACCAGGTGATGAACTGTCGAACGGAATATTGCACCCCGGTCGCGATCACGAAATCCTCGGCCGCGTCCTGTTGCAGCATCATCCACTGCATACGGACATAGTCCTTGGCGTGGCCCCAATCGCGCAAGGCATCTATGTTGCCCATATACAGGCAATCCTCGAGCCCAAGGGCAATATTGGCCAGACCCCGAGTGATCTTGCGCGTAACGAAAGTTTCGCCGCGGCGTGGGCTTTCGTGATTGAACAGGATCCCGTTGCAGGCATAAATTCCATAGGCTTCACGATAGTTCACCGTGATCCAATAGGAATAAAGCTTGGCCACCGCATAAGGGGAACGCGGGTAAAACGGTGTCGTTTCCTTCTGTGGTGTCTCCTGCACCAGGCCATAAAGCTCGGATGTTGACGCCTGATAAAAACGGGTCTTTTTCTCCAGCCCCAGGAACCGGATCGCTTCAAGCAGGCGCAGGGTGCCCATCCCGTCCACATCCGCCGTGTACTCCGGGCTCTCAAAGCTCACCGCCACATGGGATTGCGCACCGAGATTATAGACCTCGTCTGGCTGAACTTCCTGAATAATCCGGGTCAGGTTCGAACTGTCTGTCAGATCCCCATAATGCAGCTTGAACCGGGCATTGTCTGTGTGCGGGTCTTCGTAAATATGGTCCACCCGCTGGGTATTGAACAGCGATGACCGGCGTTTGATACCATGAACCTCATACCCCTTTTCCAGCAGAAATTCCGCCAGATAAGATCCATCCTGACCGGTCACCCCGGTGATCAATGCGCGCTTTGTCATGTTAAGGCTTTAATCCTTGTCCAATATTCGCCCCTCTTGAAAAAAGGGTCTGCCCCGTTCGAGCTTCTTTCACTCGCTCAAACTCGTATCATGTTGGCCCAGATATAGACCCATCACAGCCATTTGCCCAGATTGCGCGGGCCATCTCGCGGCAAATCCTGATGTGTGCCATGCCAAAGGCATTTGTTCCAGGGAAGGGATCAAACTTTGCATGGCCCCGGACACGGGCCCAAAGGCAGCGTTCTGGTCCCTGTGCCGGATGTCTGGTCTGATGAACGGGTGGGCACCATCTCGGCACATGGTACGACATCGGACAGCCATTGGGCTGCCCGGTCGGAAATTGCAGTTGTCTGAAACCTGGCCTCAGGCGGAGTGCGCACCGTCCGCCAGAGTTTTCACAAAGCTCAGCACATCTGCGACGCTATCCCCAGCGCCGATCTTGGCGACGATGGCCGATCCGACAACGGCACCATCGGACACGCTGGCGATGCCACGGGATTTTTCGGGAGTGTTGATGCCAAATCCGACGATGACAGGCAGATCGGTTTGCGATTTGATTCGGGAAACTTCGGGGCCGACATCGGTGGCTTCCGCTTCGGCAGCGCCGGTGATGCCTGTGATCGAAACATAATAAACAAAGCCTGACGTGTTCTGAAGCACGCGCGGCAAGCGTTTGTCATCCGTAGTCGGGGTTGCGAGGCGGATAAAATTCAACCCCGCATTTTGGGCTGGAATGCAAAGTTCATCATCTTCTTCGGGCGGCAGATCCACGACGATCAGCCCGTCAATCCCGGCGGCCTTGGCATCCGACAGGAAGGTTTCTACGCCACGGTTGTAGATCGGATTGTAATAGCCCATCAGCACAATCGGGGTCGTGTCATCGGTTTTGCGAAATTCGGTCGCCAGCTCCAAAGTGCGGCTGAGCGTCATCCCCGCTTCGAGCGCACGCTGACCGGCCAGCTGGATGGTCGGACCGTCGGCCATTGGGTCGGTAAACGGAAGCCCCAGTTCGATAATGTCGACACCGGCAGCGGGCAAACCTTTGACAATGTCCAATGAGGTTTCGAAATCCGGATCGCCGGCCATCACATAGGACACAAATGCCTTTTTGTTGGCTGTTTTCAACTCGGCAAACTTTGCATCGATACGGGTCATGGTCGGGTCTCTCCTGTGATCCGCCTTGGTGTGCCGAAACTTGGACCGGAAATCAATCCCGGCCGAACGGCGGATCGGGTCTTTACAGCAAAATTCGGGATTCTTCACGTTCGCAAGATACCCCCAGACCGCATGACCCGTCACAGCAGGGCATGTCAGCACCGGTGTCGGCGCTTGCGTCAGCGGCAATTGCTGCCTAGAAGCGGCCTCTGATAGGCATCAGGAGGCCGAGATGGGCTTTAAAATGGGAATCGTGGGCCTGCCCAATGTGGGTAAGTCGACCTTGTTCAACGCATTGACCAGAACCGCAGCTGCGCAGGCTGCGAATTTTCCGTTCTGCACGATCGAACCCAATGTGGGCGAAGTCGGGGTTCCGGACGCGCGTCTGGACAAGCTGGCCGCGATTGCAAGCTCCAAGCAGATCATCCCGACGCGCATGACATTCGTCGACATCGCCGGTCTGGTCAAAGGTGCCTCCAAGGGCGAAGGGCTGGGCAACCAGTTCCTGGCCAACATTCGCGAAACCGACGCCATTGCCCATGTGTTGCGCTGTTTCGAAGATGGCGACGTGACCCATGTCGATGGGCGTGTTGACCCGGTGGCAGATGCTGAAACCATCGAAACCGAGCTGATGCTGGCCGATCTGGAAAGTATTGAAAAACGACGTGCGAACCTGGTGCGCAAACTCAAGGGCAACGACAAGGAAGCCCAACAGCAGGACCGTTTGCTGGCAGCAGCGCAGGCGGTGCTGGAAGATGGCAAACCCGCACGCCTGGTCGAGATCGATGACGAAGACGCCAAAGCCTGGAAGCTGTTGCAACTGCTGAGCACCAAGCCTGTCCTCTATGTCTGCAACGTGGGCGAAGCCGAAGCTGCCGACGGGAATGAGCATTCTGCCAAGGTGGCGGAAATGGCCGCAAGCCAGGGCAACAGCCACGTCATCATTTCAGCCCAGATAGAAGAAGAGATCAGCCAGCTGGAAGACGAAGAGGCCGAAATGTTTCTCTCTGAAATGGGGTTGGAAGAAGCGGGTCTCGACCGGTTGATCCAGGCTGGCTATGAGCTGTTGCATCTGGAGACTTACTTCACGGTCGGCCCCAAAGAAGCCCGCGCCTGGACCATTCGCCAGGGCACGGCAGCACCACAGGCTGCCGGAGTGATCCACGGTGACTTCGAAAAGGGGTTTATCCGGGCCGAAACCATCGCCTATGACGACTACATTGCGTGCAATGGGGAACAAGGGGCCAAAGAAGCGGGTAAAATGCGCGCCGAAGGCAAAAC
Protein-coding regions in this window:
- the ychF gene encoding redox-regulated ATPase YchF; translation: MGFKMGIVGLPNVGKSTLFNALTRTAAAQAANFPFCTIEPNVGEVGVPDARLDKLAAIASSKQIIPTRMTFVDIAGLVKGASKGEGLGNQFLANIRETDAIAHVLRCFEDGDVTHVDGRVDPVADAETIETELMLADLESIEKRRANLVRKLKGNDKEAQQQDRLLAAAQAVLEDGKPARLVEIDDEDAKAWKLLQLLSTKPVLYVCNVGEAEAADGNEHSAKVAEMAASQGNSHVIISAQIEEEISQLEDEEAEMFLSEMGLEEAGLDRLIQAGYELLHLETYFTVGPKEARAWTIRQGTAAPQAAGVIHGDFEKGFIRAETIAYDDYIACNGEQGAKEAGKMRAEGKTYLVKDGDVLHFLFNT
- the gmd gene encoding GDP-mannose 4,6-dehydratase; its protein translation is MTKRALITGVTGQDGSYLAEFLLEKGYEVHGIKRRSSLFNTQRVDHIYEDPHTDNARFKLHYGDLTDSSNLTRIIQEVQPDEVYNLGAQSHVAVSFESPEYTADVDGMGTLRLLEAIRFLGLEKKTRFYQASTSELYGLVQETPQKETTPFYPRSPYAVAKLYSYWITVNYREAYGIYACNGILFNHESPRRGETFVTRKITRGLANIALGLEDCLYMGNIDALRDWGHAKDYVRMQWMMLQQDAAEDFVIATGVQYSVRQFITWSAAELGVTLEFTGEGVNEIATVAAIDGDKAPALKVGDVVMRIDARYFRPAEVETLLGDPSKAKNKLGWTPEITVQEMCAEMVIEDLKTAKRHALLKDHGMDLPVSVEG
- a CDS encoding GDP-L-fucose synthase — protein: MKIYVAGHRGMVGGAILRQLQARRDAGENLELITRTSAELDLTDQTAVRMFMQAEQPDQVILAAAKVGGIVANNSYPAQFIYENLMIECNVIHQAFDAGVRKLLQLGSSCIYPKLADQPMREDALLTGTLEPTNEPYAVAKIAGIKLCESYNRQYGTDYRSVMPTNLYGPGDNFHPENSHVLPALIRRFHQAVQDEVSEVVIWGTGTPMREFLHVDDMAAASLFVLGLDTETYQRETQEMLSHINVGSGTDVSIRELAEIVARVTGYQGQLSFDASKPDGAPRKLMDVSRLARLGWTAQTPLETGVRETYEWFKAQNLQDLRAK
- the trpA gene encoding tryptophan synthase subunit alpha, whose product is MTRIDAKFAELKTANKKAFVSYVMAGDPDFETSLDIVKGLPAAGVDIIELGLPFTDPMADGPTIQLAGQRALEAGMTLSRTLELATEFRKTDDTTPIVLMGYYNPIYNRGVETFLSDAKAAGIDGLIVVDLPPEEDDELCIPAQNAGLNFIRLATPTTDDKRLPRVLQNTSGFVYYVSITGITGAAEAEATDVGPEVSRIKSQTDLPVIVGFGINTPEKSRGIASVSDGAVVGSAIVAKIGAGDSVADVLSFVKTLADGAHSA